DNA sequence from the Epinephelus fuscoguttatus linkage group LG2, E.fuscoguttatus.final_Chr_v1 genome:
CCAATTCAAATGATTCATCATAAGACAATTTATTAGATGTAAAACTGAGGAAAgtaaacacagagcaaacatgACAAACATGTCAAATGTTGGTGCAAAGCATGGCAAACCCATGTGTCTGTTGCAGTGGTGTTGTGGTAGTTGTTGAGGTGGGTGTTCTACTAGGTAGACTGGTAAGTaactgaggaggaagagggtaAACTCTcatatattccaatggctttttggctgataggtaggtatactgtaaatggacagagaaagaggtgggtataccctgtATGCCTGAGTATACCCACCTCTACACTTCTGGTCTGCTGTATAATCATGTCAGTGAACTTTCAGTTGCTCTAATAGTTCATTGGTGGGAAACATTGAGGAAACATTGCAAGCATGAAATGCCAGGAATTGGCTTTTCGATTCCATCTACTGAAAAAACAATTCAACAGCAGCATCTACAAGTGTTGCAGAAGTGTTTGCAGTCCTACTCTGCACCTGGCCCCAGATATTTCCACAGCATACGGAAGGAGTGATgctcactggaaacaaaccaTGATTTGTCTGACACGGCAGAGAAGCTCATACAGTTACATGCTGTCATACTGTGAACCACTCCTGTACTATGAGCATGTTACGCTTTACTGACCCTTTGACAGGTCTGTGTTGTTGTAGTTGTTGTAGTAATGTGAGAGCAGCAGAACAAATGACCGAAAATTACGATACAGACCGATTAGTAAACACTTGTCACGTGAGCATCTGCGTGCACGTATACCTTTGTGAATACTTAATTGGACTAAGTGAAGACTCAGTGCAAAGGCATAATGCTTTATTTCATAGATCATCCATAAATCAATACATTATCAAAcattatttgttcatttttttaatataaaattagGAATTTAGAAACATAACaaaatgcatacacacaaagGTCATGATTAAGTTGgtcattgttttaacagaattTAGGTACACACCCTCTGATGCTTAACACACGTCAGTAATTTCTACAAGTGTGTGTAGAGTGACGCCATTTGTACAAACCTGAATGATGGTGACACCAAGCAGCAACCCAAAGGCTAAAATAAGCTGCGTAAAATGCTTCTGAATATCTATATATAttgaatatttttaaaaactataCTCTTCAGACGAAGATGACACGGGGCACTGTCAAGTTGAATTCAGACCGTAGTACAAGATAATGGACTTAATATCTCAGAATAAACAACCGCAGCCTCAGAAGTTACCAGAGTTATCTCTTGCTAGCACAAATGTGGTGACCTTTCTACAGTGTAGCTGCATAATTACTTTTCTCCTTGCATACACTCAAATGCTGTGACTTAAAGGTCAACTTCCCCCAGCTGTTATATGCCAAGGTCTTCGATGCACAGTTTAAATTGAAGACGAGGTAGTCGGCCTCAATCCTTCAAAGTGCTCGTGGCGATGATCAGATAGTGATGTTAGGTCACAGATGTCTCACATGAATAAAGGTCTAAATATCAGTTTCTTGTGATTAAGTAAACGGCTGACCCCAAATGTCTGAAGGGAAATAAGTTGACCTAAGCAACAAGTCTAAATATGCAATATTATTAAAAGAATGGTTATAGAGCTGTAGGCATTTCTGGGGGACAGATAAGGTTGATGGCTGACTATAAAACAACTAAAAGGTGGTTTAAGAGGCTGTCTCTGACAGGAAATCAAATCTTGGCAAGACTGTGcataagtaaaacaaaaaaaaaaaaaaatccaaataagTTATAAAGTGAGACTGCGTTCCAACTGAACACTACTTTTACACTGCAAAttgataaaataagaaaaatataaccAACATAACTCAAATTATGATGTTTCAAGTGCTTGCCATCGTAGCCTGTCTGAGCAGCAACACGTTCTCATTGCAAGCCTTATAACCTATACCTTTCTCTTGATACCTTGTGTAGGGATATGTCAGTAACATGAACGCAGTTGAGCAGCAAACAGCACAGAGGCCACTGAACATGCCCTTTACCATGCCCGTGGTGCTCTTCAGGTGCAGACGTCCTAAACCAAAGACAACAGGGTGCAGGTGGATGATACACTGGACGAACGTTCATGGACACTGTTGTTATTATCCATAATTCCTGACACAAATTGTGTCTTTGAAGGGCTGCACCACCCGAGGGTGTTAGCCAGTTTGGGGCAAAGGGTCAGAGCTAGCCTCTGGAGGACAAGGCGGAATTTCCTGCGGAAGCTTCGGTTTATCCAGAAGTAGAAGATGCAGTTGAGGAAGCCATTGGAGGTCGGCAGCCATACCACCACAAACTCAATCCACTCTGGTACGTTGCTACCTGAGACTGCTGTGGGGCAGAAAACACGGGGGATTGAAGTGGAGCAAATACTCACAGCATCAGCTTACACAAGACAGCAGAAAACACTGTTGACCTTTTTATGAAAGGGtcacaaatcaaacaaacacagtctAGACATGGCTGGTTTATGATCATGTCTATAaatcaatacatttatttttaaaactgtagGTCATGCAATACATCAACTGATAATAAAAGGTGAAAAATCACCCTCGGAGATGTGGATCTTTCCCCTGACAGCGACGACAGGAAGCCATCAATTTAGCATTTATAGATAGatataaaagtataaaattaaCTGGTAGATTTGGTGGAGGGGAAGCAACCACTTTACAGCGAGGCTCACTGTCGTTTGGACAGTGGCACACTTTGAAGTTTAAGCTAAGACTGTCAGCTTCATTTTGCGGGGATTTTCATCCATATCAGATGAATTACAGCCCTCTTTGGAAAAGGTCTTCACTTCTAAAAATATGCAGCTATGACTCCACTTTCAGTCTTGATTACTCCGAGACAGCACGTGGTTGGGGTAAatgagaaaaagtaaaaaaaaaaaaaaaaaaggagagaaagcgaagacagaggaaaaagggCCTGAGTCATAAAACTGGCCTTGGATTAGTATATTCATGCCCAGAATTACATAAATAACTTTGACGGCTATGTCTCTCAGCACAGGCAAAGCTGGAATGGATGGAGACATTTGTAGAGGGGGGAATAGCCATTAAACCTACATACAAGAGAAAGCTAATTAATCTTGCAGAAGATTCAAATACTAACTTTTGAAGCAGTTGCTACCTCTGAATGCAGAAATTTGACTTAAGCATGAAAAATACTGCAATATCAACAGACATGTGGTTGAACATCGGCTGGTTGTGTCTTAGATTCCAAATAAAAGGAAtgtatataatgacgaaaactctgtctgttccatgtttttctcctcctgaaatttggcacagtggtagagggtcatgggaggatgcgaatgaagcaattttacatcaattggccaaaggggggcgctatagcaaccgtttgaaattgcaaactttgaatgggcatatctcgtgctgcgtatgtcgtagagacatgaaactttgcacagagatgcctctcctcatgaggaacaaatttgcctaagaacccataacttccagtaatacagattttccgccattttgaattttgtgggaaaaacacttaaaatcaatctcttcctaggaagtttgaccgacccacatgaaacttggtgaacataatctagggaccaatatctaaagttccctcttggcaaaagttggaaaacttactaaaactgagcttctataaggcaatgaatattgcggagggcatggctcatcacataaaggtgtataacatctcaagggtttcaccgatcaccacgcaactttgtaggcatatgaccacacataatctgaggggacccctccattattgaccccatcaaacaaaatagGGGTGCtacagagctaatttcttatctaggcctaaccgccatatcgatttttactaaacttggtagatatgtagaacaggacgcctcaaggtgactggagaaatttaactctaattggcaactgggtggcgctgtttaaaaatggctaaaatgcgaccgatcgctgtggctccccctgtggccgaatgttgctgtttattttaatttttggtatgactaagtcatggtatggtatgctgtactcaatgggtatggactagtaaataCAAATAAggagtaaaatgtttttttcctcaaaatgtTCTAAGACTCCTCAAACAAATAAAGtgcagcaaaagaaaacaaaaaataaggcTGAATCTCCGCTTCTTTATGGGTCTGGCCATATGATTTCATCCACATCTCTCTGTTCAATATTGGTCTCCACTGCTGTCCAAATGTTTAGTGGCCTATTTATAGTACTCAAGCTCTGATTTGTAAGTGGACTCATTATCTAAAAGTGTTTTCACATGTATCAGTCTAGAAAGGCAATTGGCAGAAAGGTGCAGCCATGTAGAGACCGATGTTAACAGTCTAGCGAGAAGTGTGTCATTAAATTACAAAGTGAATGTAAAGCAGAGGATGTGCATTCATTTTGGCATGCCTGGTATATGCACTGGCTACAAGTGTTATGGTTTATGTGCTTCAGGGATCACTGTTAGTGGAAAAAACTGTAAAGACATGACTTCCTCTGATGATTCTAGATACATTCGTCTCATTTTCTTATTGACTAAATTTAATTGTTTGAGCTGAGTGTCTGAAAAGGAGCCAAATAACATGTTCTCACTATGAACTATGAGGGGTCAGGTCAATTCGAACTTCTACCATAATTCTAGAGAGTTGTAGCATGTAAAAAAGGCCTAGACATCTATCCATGCATCCATATATACCACCAATATCCACTCTGGATAGGCTATAGTATGTTAGAGGCAATTTGTGTCGGAGGAGTGTCATAAACAGTTTTTCCCCACTGCATGTCTTGTAATTGTTTATTTCCACCCATTCATTGCTTACCATTGTAGATCATAGCTGCCATGCAGGGTGTCCAACACGTGTAGTAAGCTGCCATCACAGGCACAAGCACTCTGGATGCCACATTGTGCCTGTTCCGACGCGCGCAGTCGTACTTGCGCAGTTTgagtctctgtctctttgcagcGCACCACACTCTCAGGTTTGCATATGTCATAATGATGGAGCAGGGGAAAAATATAAAGCAAGTCAAGCTCAGGGAGTATCCAACATTTGTCGAGTAGGCTGGGTTGCAGACCAGGGACGCGGTCGAAAAATGAACCTCGATAATGCCACCTGGAAATGAGATTGGAGACAGTAGACAGGGAGGGAAGCACCAGGCGAAGGCAATCAGGAGCAGTGTCCTTTTCCTTGTCATCAGAGATGAATACTGCAGCGGGTAAAACACAGCGATGTACCTCTCCAGACTGATCGTGGCCAGTGTATACATGCAGGTGGAGTAGACGGTGGCATTGCAAAAGGCCACGACATGACAAAAAGCATCTGGCCCTTCAGTGTAGTCCTTTAGCAGACTCACCCACAGATTCAAGGGCATGACCAGCAGTCCAAACGCAGAGTCTGCAGCAGTGAGAGAGAGCAGAAAGTACCGAGAGTTTCTTGACCAACCAGCCACGGAGGAAGTAATTACCAGGAGAACTGCAATGTTTCCCAGAGTGATCATCAGGCCCAAAGCGATAATGATGCTTACTTTGACGGAGCGGTGCGTCAGCTCCTGCAGTCTCTGAGGGTCAACACCTGACAGGTTGGAGTCGTCACAAGTTGTGAAGTTAAGAGTTGAATACATGTTTCCTCACAGTGGCATGGTGCGGGTCAAACGCAAGGCACGTAGGCagaaaaattaatttgaaaaaaagcaaagaaaatgttTGAATTAAAGTAAGCAAAAGTGTAAGCAAAGATGTGCGGCTGCATTAGAAAGCAGCGCTGCAGCTGCTTGTAGCCTTTTACCTCAGCAATCAGAGGCACACCTGGTGCAATtagtgctgctgttgctgtgtaCCTCCCAAACACACTGCAACTGTGTCACAGTTTATTTTACTGATGTTCAAATAACGTCTTTATGATTTCAACTAACTTTACAGTCataattttgtaaaatgtacaaatatttatataataGGTCTCTCAGTAGTACTTTATAGCATAAGATAAAATTTATTGATCagcagaggggaaattcaagcatcagcagcacaagacaaaaagacattaaatagaataagacaaaagagaaaacaaaaaaataaatcaagatGAATAAAGTAACTAAAAATGTGTCAGAGTGTCAAGTGGCAGATAAAGTGTCAAGTGTGTTCCTATTACTATTACTACCTAGTACTCAGgtcttttacttgagtaaaaataGCAATACTACAGTACAGAAATACTGCGTTCAAAATATTGCTCAAGTACAAAGTATCAGCATTAAAATCTACTTAAAGCACCAAAAGTATTCATTATGCAATTTGTTAATGCAGTTGataataattattgatgcattcatgtgttcatctctttattgtttttaattagtCTTAACTACTTTATATGCTGCTGGGTAGTTTAAACTATAATAGTACATCATAAATTGTTTGTAGATTATATTTAGTATTAGTAATCTGAAGCTTCAAAGTAACTAAatagaaggggggggggggtagaagtataaagcagtataaaatggaaatactcaagtaaagtacaggtACTTTTAAAGTTGTAAGTAAGTACATCACTTTAGTGAATGTACTTACCTACATTCCACCATTGGTTTCTACAATATGATACGTTTTGCCTTTGGCTTTATTTTGTATGGGATATTGACACGGTACAATTTTAAGAATActacaaaatgtaaatatacaaaTAATGATTTGCACAA
Encoded proteins:
- the zgc:162592 gene encoding histamine H2 receptor is translated as MYSTLNFTTCDDSNLSGVDPQRLQELTHRSVKVSIIIALGLMITLGNIAVLLVITSSVAGWSRNSRYFLLSLTAADSAFGLLVMPLNLWVSLLKDYTEGPDAFCHVVAFCNATVYSTCMYTLATISLERYIAVFYPLQYSSLMTRKRTLLLIAFAWCFPPCLLSPISFPGGIIEVHFSTASLVCNPAYSTNVGYSLSLTCFIFFPCSIIMTYANLRVWCAAKRQRLKLRKYDCARRNRHNVASRVLVPVMAAYYTCWTPCMAAMIYNAVSGSNVPEWIEFVVVWLPTSNGFLNCIFYFWINRSFRRKFRLVLQRLALTLCPKLANTLGWCSPSKTQFVSGIMDNNNSVHERSSSVSSTCTLLSLV